Genomic segment of Arachis hypogaea cultivar Tifrunner chromosome 16, arahy.Tifrunner.gnm2.J5K5, whole genome shotgun sequence:
CTACCGAGGTATAGCAAAGAGTATATCAATGGTGTTATTAGTTTCTTAGAGTTTGCATACTCTGAGGGAGAACCGGACGGACAACAAATTCAATGTCCTTGTAAGAGGTGTTGTAACATTGAGTGGTATAGAAGAGATGTGGTATTTGACCATTTAGTAGCCGACAGATTTGTTAAGGGATATAGAACATGGATTAATCACGGGGAATGGACAATCCCGATGGTGGTTGATGATGACACGGATGATGAAGGTGCACGCGATGACATCGAAGGACTGCTTAATGATGCATTTGGAGATCATGCTGAGGGTGTTACTGTAGGTCCAAATGAAGAGGCTAAaaagttttataatttaatagATGGGGCAAGTCAAGAGTTATACCCGGGCTGCAAGAAATTTTTTACATTATCTTTTACCATCCGCCTGTACTTGTTAAAGTGTTTGCACGGTTGGAGCAATGCCTCCTTCACTTCCCTTCTTAAGCTATTGAAAGAGGCAATGCCTGAAATTAACATACCTCCATCTTTCCATAAGACGAAGGCTATGATAAGAGATTTAGGTCTGGATTATAAAAAAATCGATGCTTGTCCTAATGATTGCCTCCTGTATAGGTAAGAACTAAAGGATGAAACACAATGTCGTGTGTGTGGAACATCTCGATATACTGAAAATTCTAGTGATAATAGCGAGAACCAACCTCACAAGAAAGGTCGTCCTATTCCTGCAAAGACGCTGAGATACTTTCCTATAATTCCAAGACTTC
This window contains:
- the LOC112757109 gene encoding uncharacterized protein, which gives rise to MPKDWMDLPRYSKEYINGVISFLEFAYSEGEPDGQQIQCPCKRCCNIEWYRRDVVFDHLVADRFVKGYRTWINHGEWTIPMVVDDDTDDEGARDDIEGLLNDAFGDHAEGVTVGPNEEAKKFYNLIDGASQELYPGCKKFFTLSFTIRLYLLKCLHGWSNASFTSLLKLLKEAMPEINIPPSFHKTKAMIRDLGLDYKKIDACPNDCLLYSDNSENQPHKKGRPIPAKTLRYFPIIPRLQRLFMCSKTAVSLRWHDEERVKDETLKHPADGLAWKNFDEMNEDFAKESRNIRLGLSSDGFNPFRSMNISWSTWPVMLMVYNLPPWMCMKPEYCMLSLLIPGPQSPGKDIDVYLQPLIEDLKLLWEIGVETYDASKNETFQMRAALLWTINDFPAYAILSG